Proteins from one Plodia interpunctella isolate USDA-ARS_2022_Savannah chromosome 7, ilPloInte3.2, whole genome shotgun sequence genomic window:
- the Ercc1 gene encoding DNA excision repair protein ERCC-1 isoform X1: MELDDGLDDLLAEICEPTSPKQIKLDPESMPGTSKDIPSKPTVSKTHCVLVNQKQRGNPLLKFITSVPWEYDDIIPDYEVGKTICILFLSLRYHNLNPDYINNRLKELGKKYELRVLLVQVDLKDPHLPLKNLNRICLLTDMTLMLAWSPEEAAKVIENYKIYENKPPDRIMEKIENDPHQKIINALSSIKPVNKTDAMTLIKQFGTLENIIKASERRLAEIPGFGATKAKKLYKALHEPFLKRPNIKDEEFSEDLNLEEVESIEKEVTQ, encoded by the exons atggaGCTAGATGATGGATTAGATGATTTACTAGCGGAAATATGTGAACCAACATCGCCGAAACAGATCAAACTAGACCCCGAATCTATGCCTG GAACATCAAAGGATATACCCTCTAAGCCCACGGTATCAAAGACCCACTGTGTTTTAGTCAATCAAAAACAG aggGGGAATCCacttttaaagtttataaCCAGTGTTCCATGGGAGTATGATGATATAATTCCAGATTATGAAGTAGGAAAGACAATATGCATACTATTTCTATCTTTGAGGTACCACAACCTGAATCCAGATTACATCAACAATAGATTGAAAGAACTTGGGAAGAAGTATGAACTCCGTGTTCTTTTAGTGCAG gtAGATTTAAAAGATCCTCACCTACCACTGAAGAATCTAAACAGAATATGCCTTCTGACAGACATGACTCTGATGTTGGCTTGGAGTCCTGAAGAGGCAGCGAAAGTCATAGAGaactacaaaatatatgagaacAAACCACCTGATAGGATTATGGAAAAAATTGAGAATGATCCACATCAAAAG ATAATCAATGCTCTTAGTTCAATAAAGCCAGTGAACAAAACAGATGCAAtgactttaataaaacaatttggtACTTtagagaatataataaaagcatCTGAAAGGAGACTGGCAGAAATACCAGGCTTTGGAGCCACTAAAGCGAAAAAGCTATACAAAGCTTTACATGAGCCTTTCCTGAAACGGCCAAATATTAAAGATGAAGAATTTTCAGAAGACCTGAATTTGGAAGAAGTGGAATCAATAGAGAAAGAAGTGACCCAATAG
- the Ercc1 gene encoding DNA excision repair protein ERCC-1 isoform X2: MLSWCSQQHIKLHSVYLYDARGNPLLKFITSVPWEYDDIIPDYEVGKTICILFLSLRYHNLNPDYINNRLKELGKKYELRVLLVQVDLKDPHLPLKNLNRICLLTDMTLMLAWSPEEAAKVIENYKIYENKPPDRIMEKIENDPHQKIINALSSIKPVNKTDAMTLIKQFGTLENIIKASERRLAEIPGFGATKAKKLYKALHEPFLKRPNIKDEEFSEDLNLEEVESIEKEVTQ, encoded by the exons ATGTTATCATGGtgcagtcaacagcacatcaagttacacAGCGTGTACCTCTAtgacgcg aggGGGAATCCacttttaaagtttataaCCAGTGTTCCATGGGAGTATGATGATATAATTCCAGATTATGAAGTAGGAAAGACAATATGCATACTATTTCTATCTTTGAGGTACCACAACCTGAATCCAGATTACATCAACAATAGATTGAAAGAACTTGGGAAGAAGTATGAACTCCGTGTTCTTTTAGTGCAG gtAGATTTAAAAGATCCTCACCTACCACTGAAGAATCTAAACAGAATATGCCTTCTGACAGACATGACTCTGATGTTGGCTTGGAGTCCTGAAGAGGCAGCGAAAGTCATAGAGaactacaaaatatatgagaacAAACCACCTGATAGGATTATGGAAAAAATTGAGAATGATCCACATCAAAAG ATAATCAATGCTCTTAGTTCAATAAAGCCAGTGAACAAAACAGATGCAAtgactttaataaaacaatttggtACTTtagagaatataataaaagcatCTGAAAGGAGACTGGCAGAAATACCAGGCTTTGGAGCCACTAAAGCGAAAAAGCTATACAAAGCTTTACATGAGCCTTTCCTGAAACGGCCAAATATTAAAGATGAAGAATTTTCAGAAGACCTGAATTTGGAAGAAGTGGAATCAATAGAGAAAGAAGTGACCCAATAG